The genomic segment TGCCAGCGGCGCAAAGTGAGCCAGCACCTGGGCGCGACGCTTCTTATCGTCAGAGCCCGTCAATAGTGATATCCATCTCTCGCCAGACAGGTTTGCGGCCGCTCGAACCTCGCCCTTCAATCCGCCAGCCGCCCCTCCAAATGCCTTGAACAGGTGCATAGCCGTGTCCCTGTAGTTAGTGAACACGACTACTTTTACAGGTACCCCGTTGTCATCAAGCGCAGGCAGTCCATCGATTACTGCTCGCAGGGCGGCGACCTTAGGATCCTTCTCCGGATCTGCCGCCTCAAGACCCTCAAGTGCCTGTAGCAGACCTCGAAGTGCGTCACGATCGGCACGCACGGCTTGGGATACTTCGCTGACGTCACATTTAGCAGCGTCAACCTGCTGAAGCGAATCGAGCAAGGACTTGACATTTTCACTGGCGTCGGCTGCTTCCAATGCTTCATCGTCTAGGCCCCCGCCGAGCAGCACCCGAAGCCTATCCCGCTCCTTGGCGAACAGCACCTTCCCCTGATCCAGGAAGGAAAGGAACAGATCGAGGTAATCTACCTGATTGCGCAAGGTAGCCATCAACGCCGCCACCGAGCTCTCCATCCGCTTGAGATAGATCGTGCGAACGATGCCGATGTACGCGTTATTGCGCTCGAGGACGTTTTTGGTTTCGGGGCTCTTGGCCCCGGGGCGCTCTATTCCATAGGCTTCAAGGTTGTAGACAGCGAAGTTCAGTGACTCGATCGCCTTGATGACCTGCGAGTACACATCGCCATACAACTCTTCTAGTCCGTAAGTGACCGCCCTTGGAATCTCGTGCTCCGGGAACTCGAGTGGGCGACCATCAACCTCAAGAGGCTCCCCCGCCTCCTGCCGCTGCCTGATGTCATGGCGGGTCCGTCGAACGAGTGTCAGCAGCATGGTGTTGAGAAGACCCGGACCGCCGCCTGTCTTCTCGAGCGCACGGAACTCACCTTCTAGGTTGCCCACTGGGCCACGCCCTGCATACCAACTGTTATCGCCACGAGTGATCAGCATGAGCTGGTGATACAGGTCCCACAGCGTGTTGTTGATGGGCGTCGCGGTCAACAGCAGTACACGCTTGTCCGGCTTGGCTCCCGCCCGGATGATCTCCATTAGTGCCCGGTAGCGCTTTGTGCCGCGGTTGCGGAAGTTGTGACTTTCATCTACTAGCACGATGTCGCAATCCTGAAGCCTTCTAAGCTTGCGACGCCGCCGCTCCCGCTCCAGATCATCCTCGATCTCGTCGATGTCCGCGAGTTGAGGCAGATATTCCATGCTGACAGTCTCGCCGAAGACACCGTTTGCGTGCAGTCTCTCCGCAGACCAGTTGCCCTCAAGTTGGGCGGGGCAGACCACGAGAGCCTTTACCCGGTTGCTCTTGCGTAGCGTGTATTCACGAAGTACACCGAGGCCGATGAAAGTCTTGCCGAGGCCCACCGAATCACACACCATCGCACCCCAGTGCCTCTCTAGCAACTCAATGGCGCGGGCCACGCCCTCCTGCTGAAATAGCGCGAGCCTCCCCGCCACCTCCTCATCAAGGCCAATCCCGAGGAAATTCCCGTATGCCGCGTGCAGGGCCTTGAGGAACACATGCCACGGCGTGAAGCGTCGCCCGAATAGAACGCATTCCTCAAGCAGGTGGATGAACTCGGCCTTGCAGTCCTGGGATTCGTCCCACTTCCGGTCGAACCAGGCCTCGAGCTCATCGACTACGCCGGTTTCCATCGTGATGAGGTTGGCCTCAATGTTGTTCTGCAATCCGCCTTTGGTCAGGTTACTGCTCCCGACAGCGCCATAAGCAGCACTCTCTTCGCGCAGGATGTAGGCTTTAGCGTGAAGTCGCTCTGATGTATCTGCCGAGAGGACCTCACCGTCCGGTACCGTGCCAGTAGCCGGGCCGAGGTAGCGGCGTACCTCAACATCCGGTCGTGACAGGAATCGCACCAACTCCTGGACCTTCTGCCACGCGGAAAGATCGAACTCCCGGCGCGCTTCGTAGCTCTCCTCGCCCTCCTCATCCAGCAGGCGCTTCCTTTGATCATGAGTCATCAACACCCAAGGTAGGTCACCCTCAAGAAACTCGAACCAATCAATCGCCTCGAGGGGTCCGGCGTGATCCGAGTCCTCCGACATACCCGACAACAACTCGCCGGGACCACGTCTTCTCATGAACGGTCGCTCACCAAGAAGAATGCGAACCTCCCCTGCGCCCTGGAGTCCCGGTTGGATCTCGCGGAATCCATCAGGGGTGAAGTAGGCGGTGGCAATCCGGACGCTGTCAGGGCGCACCTCGCTGAAAGCTCGGACAAGCTCCGAGAGCATCGTGCCGGTGATTTCGTCGTTGGCTATGAACCGGCGGACGTCAGTCATGTGATGGCTCCAGATTCCGCGAGATTGATTCCCGCTCGTACAGCCAACTCCGAATGCAGCTCAGCTCGGATTCGGACACCCCGTACATTTCCGCAACGATAGCGTCCAACTCGAGCTGAGTATTGCTCGGGTCCGAACTGCCAAGACTGACGAGACGAGTGGCTTGTTCAACGGTTGGGGTTACTATAGGAGCCCCCTCAATATAGCCAATCTTGAATTCCTGATATCCACCACTACGCTCAACCGTCAGCCAGGGGTAAACAAAATCGAGTACCGTCGAGTTCAGTACCGAAATCAGCCATTTCGGTGGACTAGTGAGCAGGTTTGATGGTGCACCTACATAGGCGCCTGCTTCGTCCCATGAGAATTTGCTACGCATAGCAAGGTTGCCCCACACGACCTTCGGCTGCTCGAACTCCTTGTAGTAAGTGCACGATCGCAGCTCCCACCACCAACGCCCTTGATCTGAGCGTGGTCGTAACCGGTCCTCAAACGCTGACATGTGCTGGTGTAGCGCAGGGTAGACGTCCGCAAAGATCAGACGTGCATTCTTTTCGGTGCTGGCATTCTTCCACGGGTGCGAGCAATCAGCATCACTCGAACTCTGAATTGCAATCAGATATAGCCCGGCCCATTCGGGCTTCCAGCGCTTGATGTCACGACCGCGAAGCCAAGGCTTGATGATCTCCGCACTACGAGGGTCGGCTGCGATGAGTTCGGCGCGCTTGGCCTCGTCGATGACGAAAGCCTCGTTGAGACCGGTTAGCACACCTCTGTACATCCTCCCTTGAACGAACTCGCCCAGCGGTGTTCCCATCGCCACTATGCGGTCAAAGAGGCGCACCAGTTTGGGATCCTCGAGTACCCAGCCTTCCTTGCGCAAGAGCGCCTGCGGGAAACCCTCGATTTTGTTTCGCTCAAGCAGGTCATCGAGATTATCGAGCTGCTCGCGGACGCTTGAAACGCTCTCAGAAGCTCCAACTTCAACAAGTGCCCGCCGAACGGGGTGGGTCAGTTGCGCGACAGAGGGCGTGGCCTCGAAATCGGGTGTTCCCTTTTGTCCAATAAGTACCGCTGGATAGGCGATCGCACCAAATACCGCAAGGTCGCCGAAGTCGATCAAGTGCTCGACCTGAAGTGTCCTCGGCAGTATCCCCCTAAGGCCCTCTCCATAAGCCGCCCGATGGAACTTGTTGCTAGTTATGAAAGCGAGGTGACCCCCGTCCTTGAGTAATTGCAGGGCCCGCGCAAAGAAGTAGACGTACAGATCTGCCGTGCCTGTATGCACCTCGGAGAAACTGAGTGCATAAGTCTCCTGGTCGAGAGCAGCGAGTTTCTCTTGACGGACATAGGGCGGGTTGGCTATCACGATATCGAAACCGCCCTGCTCGAAGATCTCTGGAAACTCCACGGGCCACAGGAAAGGCTTCTTGTAATGCGCATCCGGGGACAACCCGGCAAGCGCCGCCCGCAGTTGCTCGATCTGCTCGACGTACACGGCTGCCTTCTGTGCGTCTTTCCTGAGGTCGGGAGTGCCAGCCCCAGCTCTCTTGAGTTTGTCGATGTGCGCATTCTTATTAGAAAGCACCTGCTTGACCCCGTCGAGCTTCTCAGATATCAGCTTCTCGACCAGCTCCAGCTGTTTGGCCTTGATGTCGCTCCTCAGCGCGCGTACCCGGACCGAATCCCTTATTGTCGTGTACTCGGAGCGCAAGTCATCCAGTTCGCTCTCGATGGTGCCCAGCTCATCGAACAACATCGCACCCTGGCTGGCT from the Actinomycetota bacterium genome contains:
- a CDS encoding phospholipase D-like domain-containing protein, yielding MTDVRRFIANDEITGTMLSELVRAFSEVRPDSVRIATAYFTPDGFREIQPGLQGAGEVRILLGERPFMRRRGPGELLSGMSEDSDHAGPLEAIDWFEFLEGDLPWVLMTHDQRKRLLDEEGEESYEARREFDLSAWQKVQELVRFLSRPDVEVRRYLGPATGTVPDGEVLSADTSERLHAKAYILREESAAYGAVGSSNLTKGGLQNNIEANLITMETGVVDELEAWFDRKWDESQDCKAEFIHLLEECVLFGRRFTPWHVFLKALHAAYGNFLGIGLDEEVAGRLALFQQEGVARAIELLERHWGAMVCDSVGLGKTFIGLGVLREYTLRKSNRVKALVVCPAQLEGNWSAERLHANGVFGETVSMEYLPQLADIDEIEDDLERERRRRKLRRLQDCDIVLVDESHNFRNRGTKRYRALMEIIRAGAKPDKRVLLLTATPINNTLWDLYHQLMLITRGDNSWYAGRGPVGNLEGEFRALEKTGGGPGLLNTMLLTLVRRTRHDIRQRQEAGEPLEVDGRPLEFPEHEIPRAVTYGLEELYGDVYSQVIKAIESLNFAVYNLEAYGIERPGAKSPETKNVLERNNAYIGIVRTIYLKRMESSVAALMATLRNQVDYLDLFLSFLDQGKVLFAKERDRLRVLLGGGLDDEALEAADASENVKSLLDSLQQVDAAKCDVSEVSQAVRADRDALRGLLQALEGLEAADPEKDPKVAALRAVIDGLPALDDNGVPVKVVVFTNYRDTAMHLFKAFGGAAGGLKGEVRAAANLSGERWISLLTGSDDKKRRAQVLAHFAPLAALREDRDIDDPELAAEIAPFRERGIDVLIATDVLSEGQNLQDAQYLINYDLHWNPVRMIQRAGRIDRLFSPHERVYFYNVMPEKGLEDLLKLVKRLSSKVKKIDATLGLDASVLGEVIEAKALDDLMRIQQGGSEADAVYLEGERRAEFDDALDQLRSYIDLVKSLGTQDVRSLPDGIHSIRYGEEPGVFLQLKMPEEYGGEVFWRFYPADASPAISSAIEAASRIACEPGDERAELGLDDNPFQHLIEPLKTAIAELGQEYQRRMSAQDPGELVRLIRLRLSNPEVQERLGDLTDTLFDWCNQPHPSDLLKREDSVAEAYRALKVAGTDAGVTAESLERLWLELEAKGLDRPLPRPTSRAPSERDLQLVCWELVIPQR
- a CDS encoding Eco57I restriction-modification methylase domain-containing protein; its protein translation is MSASDQDAARAALWVATIPEWGDRPAARERARRRSAKALVELAPAGDRNILIVLTSPDSDDIELILPRQRSNGTLGTIRAIVSRTSPNRHHLEMLEALVLSPDMGTAAIARRWSDAFSVERVTDAFYREFRLLRDRFVETLGNSNPDHPLLDPGNDEAKLADLRRFVTRNMGRVLFLWFIQAKGWLNEDSAYLTNLYHRTVATHRNYFIEALLPLFFDTLAVETARRTPKPVDLGKIPYLNGGLFVPTAFEDRLYGEERQRIDIVIPNELFDSRTHDGKQPTLLGLLSSYRFTTQESTPDDLSVDPDPELLGKVFENLLEDRKKTGTFYTPREIVRFMCREALDGFLVERTGVTRETLGRLRLEAIDPEATDTHLSVSERTGLQKALLSVKVCDPAVGSGAFPVGMLQEIVQLLIGIEQSADVHVHVGGQKVAEWKEEVITNCLYGVDINPEAVEICQLRLWLSMVVDAERPVPLPNLDFRFEAGDSLVDRVGKTSLRETLPREASQGAMLFDELGTIESELDDLRSEYTTIRDSVRVRALRSDIKAKQLELVEKLISEKLDGVKQVLSNKNAHIDKLKRAGAGTPDLRKDAQKAAVYVEQIEQLRAALAGLSPDAHYKKPFLWPVEFPEIFEQGGFDIVIANPPYVRQEKLAALDQETYALSFSEVHTGTADLYVYFFARALQLLKDGGHLAFITSNKFHRAAYGEGLRGILPRTLQVEHLIDFGDLAVFGAIAYPAVLIGQKGTPDFEATPSVAQLTHPVRRALVEVGASESVSSVREQLDNLDDLLERNKIEGFPQALLRKEGWVLEDPKLVRLFDRIVAMGTPLGEFVQGRMYRGVLTGLNEAFVIDEAKRAELIAADPRSAEIIKPWLRGRDIKRWKPEWAGLYLIAIQSSSDADCSHPWKNASTEKNARLIFADVYPALHQHMSAFEDRLRPRSDQGRWWWELRSCTYYKEFEQPKVVWGNLAMRSKFSWDEAGAYVGAPSNLLTSPPKWLISVLNSTVLDFVYPWLTVERSGGYQEFKIGYIEGAPIVTPTVEQATRLVSLGSSDPSNTQLELDAIVAEMYGVSESELSCIRSWLYERESISRNLEPSHD